The DNA window caaacaaataaaagtcgTGTGGTGTTGAGGTTAAAATTTTTAATGCTCTACctaagcttatggaggtgctccgCTTCTGCAGACTCGGGCGATGGCTTGCACTTCCACTTTCCTAAGCCCCCTAAAAGGTCTGTGCTGCCCAAAATAGGCTCTAAAGTACCTGATGCTTCCATGAGCTCAGAGCCTGTCTGGAAAGGAGCAATTGCACAGCCCCATGGGCACCTTCCCTGCACTGTCACCCCAACCCTGTTCAAGGGGTCACAGGCTCTGAAAAAGCACAGTAGAAAAATAAAGACTTCTGGGTGACCAGTTAAATTTCTTTCCACCTTTTTAGGCCTCTAGGGCTCCAGAGTAGGAACAGGCTGCTACATCCTTACCCCCGGATATACTCTTTTCCAGTATTTCTAAGGATGTGTGACAAAATGAAACTGCAGTCAAATATAGGGAGTGAGACACAGGGTGCTACCTTGCCTGCTCAGGGTGTTTTAACAAAGCACGGCCCACGGATCACTTATAAACAACGGAAATGTGTTGTTTATGGCTTGAGATGGGAAGCCTTTGATCAAGGTTAACTTGGTTAGGACTCACTTTTTGGCTTATAGATAGCCTTCTCTTTGCAGACTCCTGATGGGAgaacctctttttctctctccttataTAAGGGAACTAACCATATTTAGGAGGGCTCCCCCCTCATAACCTAGTCACCTTACAAGGCCATTGCTTTGAGGATTGGAATTTCAATATATGAATCTGGGGGAAAGGACACAGAAATGTAGAGCAATGAAATCTATTAACTTAAACTTTAACTTAAAACATTCAGACTATAGCATGTACCTTTGGAGCCAGAGAAGAACTTACAAAGGGCAGGGACTAGACAGATGTTACTTAATAAGTCAGAACAATAGGCTGCTCCAAGATGCTGGGGGCCTCTAACCCTGAGTAGGTTTGATCATACAAGAGATGTTAACAGGTCACAAAGACAGCTGAGTACACTTGAAAACCAGATCCCAAGGAGAGCCTGATGGCATTCTTGTAGAAGGAGCCCAGCTGCCCCAGGATCCTGGGAGGAAGGTACTGGTTGACTGACCAGGCTCCAGGGTTAGCTCTTGCAAGGGAGAGTGGGAACATCTTGGCAGGCCCTTCACCATCCACTATCAGAAAACTTAGCTTTGTACCAAAACAACACCCATTTTCCCTTTGCCACTGACGTTCCTCACAGGGGATCGATCCCTTGTCCTGATTTCACCTGCTTCTATATGGTGACAATACTGGTAAAGAACAGCCTCaaaagccgggtgtggtggcccacctttaattctagcactcagggaggcagaggcaggcagatctctatggagtttgaggccagcctggtctacaaagagagtctaggacagccagggctacacagaaaaactgtcttgaaaaacaaaaacaaaaacaaaaacaaaaaaaaaaaaaaaaaaaacaagaagaggagaagaaagaagaaagcaaagcaaagaagaaaagatcAGTATGACCTTTTGGAACAGACAAGTTCCAATGTCTGTCTCACTTTGGGCTTCCTAAACAAGAGCCTGGCAAACTGTGGTTAACAAAACAAGATGGAGTATTAAGGGCTCTAAATAGCGCTGTTACTCTCCATGCACTTCGGGGGATGGGACTTGGTACCCAGGGATGCTCAGAGGCGAGGGTTCAGGAAGCAAAACCATATGTCGTCTCCCTTCCTTGGAGATCTTCCTGCTACCGTTCTTTAACCTGGAAATGCTCTAGCTTAATCAGGACACCACCTGCCCGGGGGCCGACTACCCTTCAAGACAGAAAACCGTGCAGTCAGGGCGGGGCGAACGAGGGCagcctaaaaaataaaattacagctTTCCCCGCTAGCGCCCCATCACGCTCCTCCCGGGCGCCGCGGGTCCCCGCTGCCCCGCCCGCGGGCGCTGGCCGAGGCCGCGCGCGAGACTGGAGCGCGCTCGAGCGCGAGCAGGACCCGGCCCGGCCCGCGggagggcggcggcggcggcggaggaggAGGTGCTGTGGCCACACCCATCGGCGAGCGGATCCACGGGCAGCGCGTCGTCGGCCGCCGCGCTCCAGCCTCCGCCCGCACCGAGCCGCGGGACCCGGCCGCACCGGGGAGGGGCCTCTCCGGGCCGCAGCGCGAGGGCAGCGAGGGCGGCGGGGACCCGGCACCGGGCGCGGCCGGCGGCAGCGACCATGATCGCTTTGTTCAACAAGCTGCTGGACTGGTTCAAGGCCCTGTTCTGGAAGGAGGAAATGGAGCTCACGCTGGTGGGGCTGCAGTACTCGGGCAAGACCACCTTCGTCAACGTGATCGCGGTACGGGGGCAGATGTGTCGAccgcgccgcgccgcgccgcgcccTGGGCAGCGGGAGTCGCCGCCTGGCGTGGCCCGGCACCGCTGGGCGCCGGGCAGGGAGGAGCCGACACGGGGTGCTTAGGGCCTAGCACGGTTCTTAGAGGACCGGCTGGCGTGCTGGAATGGAATGGCAGGGCTTGGGGCGGGATGGCGAGGACGAAGGGGACCGAGCTGGCGTTCCGGGGCTGGCTGCACCGGGAGGTCTCCAGGCACCGGGAACCCGCCGCAGGCTGACAGGCCCCCGCTGCTCACTCACTGGGGGCATGACGGGGCGAAAGGGCCCGGGCCTTCCAGCTCCGCGCGTGGAGGGTCACGGGACGCGCGGCCCGAGCGTGTTGCCAGGGTGCCCTACCAGCCCAGCCCCACCCCGAGGGCTCTGCCTCCCCTTGCTGGACGCTGAAACCCCGACCCTTTGGGGCGGGGAAAGGTATCCCTAGAGGCAGAAGAGTCAGCTGAGGTCCTGGCTCTAGCCCAGACTCCTCCCCGGAACCTGTCCTGGGCCTGCGGTTTCGCAGGGGTCCAGCACCATAAAGCACCATAAAGGGAGTTAGGAGACTTGGCTCAGAAGTTGCAGGAGTCGGTACTGTGGACCCGAGAGGATGAGCTGGAAGGGCGCCATCCActtggggacagggaggagagcagCTCCAAGGGCTTTGGGGAGTCAGGATcaagggggtgggtgggggtgatTGCAGTTGTATGTCTGTGCCAGAGGAATGGTGGAGAAGGAgttaatttttctctttaaaaaagagGAAGATGAGCTCGCTGGGTGTGAGCTGAGCTGCAGTAATGGCTGCAGCCTGTATTTCAAAGCGAAGCAAGACTGGGCTTATGGGACCCAGAAAGGCTTGGGACAGAGCCATAGTTTTCCTAGTCCTGTTCCCAAAGATGGGTTTTTCCAAGAACTGTGAATTAGCCAGATCTAGGTAAAAAATGCTGATGTGTAGGTCCGCAAAGGTGTGTGGTGTGGCCAGCCAGCTTCAGTACTTAGCTGTATTGTGTTGCTGCCCAACCTTGAAGCCTCACTGGGCTTAGCATCCTTGCAGTGGAGCCCTTCAGAAGGGATACTGCTACTGATACGTTGGGTAGGTGGAAGGCTAGGTGGATTTGGGATTCATTGGTTCCATGACTGAGCATGGAGTCTTGCTCTCCCGCCTCCGCTAAATAGGCCCTGCCATTGACCTCTGTACCCTCTTCTACCCAGTGACTCTTCTTGTTTCCACTGGGCCTTTGCTGAGgtttggaatataatttttttctgaactaaCACATGTGTCTGACTTCCTGTCTGCCATGCTGTGTTCCTAGGATCAGAAAGCCTGGTTAGGCTTGGTGTTGACTTGCCTCTTGGCTCGCTGTCAGAGCAGGAACCCAACACCTGGATTCCCACCTGCCTTGCAGACCCAGGTGGCTTGGTTGGGGCATTTAGGTCTGGGAGATGCTTCtgctgtttctccaaacaagaaaCTAGCTGCTGGGCTCTGCCTAGGCGTCACCTCCTGTCCCTAGGGAAGCTCTCCTCATGGAGTGTTACTGAGGCCACCCTTCTGTCTAGAGACACGCTGACGCCTAGGTGGGTTCAACTTCCTGGTTTGGACCGACGGTTCAAGACCAGCATCTTCTCAGAGAATGGAAGGCCCTGACAGGTCAGGGATGGAAGCCAAACTCTCAAGTTCTCCTGCCAGAGTCAAGAGGTTCTTTGAAACCCAGCATGATGGAACATGTCTGTAAAAATCCAGCACTCTGTACCTGCAGTTTGAGTGCAGCCTAGGCCATGTAGAGAGACTTTgcatcagaaacaaaacaaaaaaatcagttttgtttGACATTCCACATTCCTCCTCTCCCCAGTTCCCCATTCTCCATCTTGATACTGAATTTGCCACTTGAAGAAGGAGCCAAATGTCCCTTCTCTAAAGAGACCCTAACAGGTGAAAGCACCCCCTAGGGGGCTGCAGGGAATTCCAGCATCCGGATAACTCTAGCAGTCTCCAACCCACCAGAGCCCCACAGGCATTCTGCAGAGTCACAAAGACTCTAGACCCCTGGGCTCTGACCCATGCCCACCACCGACTTTCCGAATTGTGTTTGCCTGTCCTCTTGGCTTCTGTCTcagcaaacagagaaaacccctTGTGCCTTTTCCCCCTCTGTGAGATCGGGCTGTGAACAGGCATTGCGTTCAGTGAGTCCAGATACTTAGGGTAATGTGAACTAGGAAGAAAGTATGTAAAGAGCCATTGCAGTATGTCTGAGACACTGAAACTCTACTGAGTGATGAAAAGGCTGTGATACTAGAAAAATGGGAGATATCTTTTTACCTGAGAGAGGCAAAAAGGccattctctttctgtctgtctttcttttttttctttgagacaaagtctgGTCTTGAGCGCTCAGTCCTCTTGTCTAGTCTCCCTGGCCTAGGACCCTAGGCATGTGTTGCCACGCCCATCAAGGGAGTCATTTCAAAGGCTATCACTAAAACTGGTCTTGAGGTACCCAAAAGGACTAAAGAACAAAGGGGACACGCTATAGGAAGATGCATTTTTGATTCATAAAGAACTTTCTGATGATTTGAACTAACATGAGAGGGAGTGAAAGCCTagcatagtggcacacgcctttagtcctagcCATTCAGgctctgaggcagaaggattaggagttcaaggccagtctggattacttcatctaaaaataataataaaattaaaaatgtaggcTCTAGGGATGAAGCTTAGTTGACAGAAGGACTGTCCTAACATCCACAGCGCCTTGgattcaatgcccagcaccacataaaaccagacatggcacatgcctataattttGCAccagagaggtagagacaggaagtcATCTTTAACTACAAATCAGCTTGAAGCCAGCTTGGGATACacgagaccctatctcaaaaaagaaaaaaaaaaaaaaagaatcatctaGAATAGATTCAAGCATGAGACAAAAGGTTGGGTTACATGACGTAAAGTTGCTTCTATCCTTACAGGAAGAATTGGAGTCATTAGCGGGGAAATTAAATCATAGCCTGATTGCAACTTAGCTCCAATTCCCAACTGAGGAGAAGCTCTGGGTGTTGGAGGGCCTGGCTATCTGATAGTCTCCCACTACCCCACTCTGCTGGGTTCACTCTTCCAGGCTGCACTCTCATCTGTTTGGGAGCATGTGGATCTTCTGGTTCCCAGAGACCAATGACAGTTCCATGCTGCATCAGAGCTACCCTAGCATTTGTGAGCCATGGTCACCATTCCAGGAGCCCTACGGTCCCAGCTGTTCTAGGGTCCTGAGAGAGGACTCCTTGAGCACAGGAGTTATCAAAGGCCCAGtcctgcttagcttctgagaTCAGGTGAGATCAGGCATTTTCAGGGTGCTACAGCTTAGTTATCTCCAAGCTAGCCTGGCAACAAAGCCTGAATTCAATACCAGGATTCCACAAAGATGgtaggaaagaaccaactccctagagttaccctctgacctccacaggcgtGTTGTGGCATGTGTGTACCTGcagacaaaataaatacatataaaattaaattatatgatAAGATGTATACAggtattttttggtttttgagatgggaCTTCacataacccaggctgacctcaaacgtACTTTCTAGctgaagctgaccttgaactcttactCCCCCCACCTGAGTACTGGGGTTTTAGGAGTATACAGTACATCCTGTAGTACAATACTCTGCCATTTCCATAAGGGGCCCTGAGGTGGGCCCTGGGCCAACCCCTGTGGACACCAAAGGATGCTTATACATCCAGGGGGCCAGAGGACCTCCAGAATGCCTCCAGCTGTGGTTCTCAGATTCGGAATCCCAGCTACACCTTGTCGTTAAGTGAGTGGGTGGTTGCGGAAGAGACGGGAGTGAGTGGCTCCCTCGTCCAGTCCACCTGGGGCACTTCACTCCTCACTTCCGGGGGCTGAGTGAGAGCTGGTTGTCTCCTGCTCTTTGCCTAGTAGTCAGAGTCCCTGGCCTCTGCATGGGACTCAAGCAAATGAATGTACTACCTGGCAGGAGACAAAGCAGTACAACAGCCACTCTCAGCTTCAAGGCACCACCAGCCCTTCCCTTATTGCCTTCAGCGTGGCTCTCCTGTTCCTACCTGTGGTGTGAATATGGCCTGGGAGGACTTCAGTTTGGCCTAATTTGAAGGCTGTATCTACTTTAGAACAATCTGGAAATTTCAGAGATAGTGTATAGGGGGAAAGTAAAAATTGACAGAAATTGAAAGGAATTATGGGAACTGGAATAACTGTCAGCTCCCAGATATTCAGCAAACACTAATGCTGTTACTGTAGACCTGGCTTCTTCTGGAGGCTTTCAACCCAGACTGGAAACACATATATAGTAAATAATTGTGGCTTAGTCATGGTAGAGTACAACAAATGAATACTGTGATAGTCCTGAAATTATTTAGTATGCATTGCATTTTGTGGGTGGTGAATTTAGTTCCAACCCACCCACCCAGAAAAGGTCTctttatgtaggccaggctgtcctggatctctctATGCAGAggaaactggcctcaaactcacaaagagatccacctgcctctgcctctccagtgctgggactaaaggtgtgcatcaccacaccggccttacatacatacatacttctccttatgtatgtatgtatgtatctatttttgagatacggtttctctgtgtacccttggctgtcctaggctagccttgtggaccaggctggccttgaacttacaaagatccacctgcctctatcttccagtgctgggattaaaggtgtgtgccactatgcccagctcctcctagtttttgtttttggtttttgtttcttgggttttttttttgtttttgtttttttttttttttttttggaggcagTTCGGCAACTTGATTTGACATTCAAGAGGTTACTCCTCATCCGAATTGACTGTCTGTAGGTTTTTGAATGTGGTTACTAGCACATAAGTTACCAACATGTAGAGCTTGTTTGGTGAATCTTCATCTGGACAAACGTACTCAGATGCAATATGGAACATTCCATATTCCTTTGGCATAGACAGCTTTACTGGCCCTCGTATCTGTGCGCACATCTGGAGTCCCCAGCTCTTTCATGGCAAACTTGCGAATTTTTTTGAGTGCCTGGGAGCACGCTTCTTGAAGCCCACTCCATGGATGCGCTTGTGAATGATGATGGTGTACTCCCTGTTCACCACCTCAGTGATGGCGGAGCGGCCCTTCTTCTAGCCACCCTTCTTTTCGGGAGCCATTCTGCCAGGGCCACGCTGGAAAGccctagtttttaaaaataacagtttaCTACGAGTTTGATAATACATCTGTCTCTGATTGCCGTATCTCTTGTTTCAAGCCTCTTTTCCTGAGAAACAATTTATTCTCCTTCTAACTCAGCTGGAGATCAAGCGAAGGGGCTTCTTTTAACAGGAACTGTAGGTTAGACCTTGGGAAGAGTTTTCTCCCTGTCTAGACTGGGAGACCCTGTCTAAGGACTGTGGGCCTCTTCCCCATAGAGGTCCAGATATAGATGGCACAGGCTTGAGGACCAGCCATCTGCCTGAAAGCAGGCGACATTCCAGAGACACCTCCCATGAAAAACTCTGACAAGGTCTGCTCTGACTAACATGTCACCCTGCAACATCTTGTTCTGTACCCACCAGGGAGGGCATATCTGGGTCCTGTCGGTGTCTGCATCTTTTCCAATTCTGGCTCTTCTTTCTAGTCAGGACAGTTCAATGAGGACATGATCCCCACTGTGGGTTTCAACATGCGCAAAATCACCAAAGGGAATGTGACCATCAAGGTGAGGGCAGAGGTCTGCACAGGACCGCATGGGCTTGGGAGGGCAATTGCGGGCCCTTGGAAGTGCCAGCCAGGGGAGGGCAGAGTGGCATCCTAAAGGGAGCTGAAGATATGAAAGGtagagggataggggagaaagggaaagccggagggagaagaggaggtgtGACCCATAGGGTTGGGAGGACAGCAGAAGGGAAGCTTGGGAACCCAATGACTTTCAGTCTTCTACATGCTCCTGAGGctgcctcctctccccaccctcttGTCACTCAGCTCTGGGACATTGGGGGACAGCCCCGCTTCCGCAGCATGTGGGAGCGCTACTGCAGAGGAGTGAGCGCCATCGTGTAAGTAGGGTCCCCCCCCACCTGCAAGAACTTCAGACGTAGGCCTGGTCTGTGGCCCACGCCTGCTGCCTAGACATGACCTGCTTTTATTTTGCATGCTGTTTATTTTACTGAGTATGTATTCAGGCCATAGCAGCCAGTCAGAGAGCTGGCCAGTCAGACCTTCAGTGCCTCCTAGTGCACTGTTCCCCAACCAAAATCACCGTGTCTAGAATTTTGGGTGGTGTAAGTGATTCCTTTCCCTTGCCTGTTAATTTTATCCAGACAAGAGATGTAACTTGGTCTGAAAGCTCTAGCATGTATAAGCCTCTGGATTCAACTccagtgccacacacacacacacaaaagcagagaaaatgtATGTCCaatttagttatatatatatatatcatatatatatgatttatttttattttatgtgtattggtgttttgcctgcatgtcagaagccctggaaatggagttacagacagtgtgagctttcatgtgggtgctgggaattgaaccctagtcCCCGAgacaagcagccagtgttcttgatcactgagccatctctccagacccagttTAGTTTTCTTAATAGAATAAATGATGTTTTGCCTttctggttttgagacaggatctcactatgaaGACCTACCTGGTCTGGAGCTGGGATCAAATGCATGTATACCATGCCCAGTTTAAACCTgattttttggttggttggttggttggttggttggttggttggtttggtttggtttggtttttgtttttccaagacagggcttttctgtgtagccttggctgccttggaactcagcaggctggccttaaactcagatatcctatctctgcctcctaccCAGCTTAAACCTGATTTTTAAACAAGCCAGATGGTAGTGGCAGGGcatgcctttaattgcagcactcagaagcagaaataggctgatctcttgagtttgaggccagcctggtctacatagtgagttccaggacagccaaggctacacaacaactgtctcaaaagagaaaaaaacagaaaagaaaagaagaggaaaggaaaaggaaggaaggaagggagggagggaggaaagaaagaaagaaagaaagaaagaaagaaagaaagaaagaaagaaagttagttTCCCCTTGGGAGGGAACCCTTTCCTTTTTCTACTCTAGCTCTATCTAGGCTTTCCATGAAAATGTAAATGGGTCATTTTGGGCAAGACTTACAGAGTACAGGCCCCAGTttccacagaggacagaagcctGCAGCCCTTTGCACCTGTGGGTTGGGAAAGTGTGCTCTGAGTCAGACCAGGGTGGTCCATTTCTCCAGAGGTGACCAGGCTGGAACCGGAGGTGTTCTTCCCCTCAGCAGCTCCTcttcctgcctgcctcagccCATGGTGTCCACATGCTGtccctgcctgccttccccaGGTATATGGTGGATGCTGCGGACCAGGAGAAGATCGAGGCCTCCAAGAATGAGCTCCACAACCTGCTAGACAAGCCACAGCTACAAGGCATCCCGGTCAGCTGGTGATGGAGCGGGTGGGAGAGGGATCTGGCAAGAAAAAACTCCGTGCAGGGGTGCCCTTGTCCTAACCTTTTGGCTTCCCTCCTGTATAGGTCTTAGTTCTTGGTAACAAGCGAGATCTCGCAGGAGCCCTAGATGAGAAGGAGCTGATTGAGAAAATGTGAGCTGAGTGGCCTTTCTTTGTGTGCTTCCGCTCCCCGAATTCCCCAGCTGCCTAACACTTCTTGGGCAGGGCTTGTTGCTATTCTCAGTATTCACCACATGATGGCAGCAGAACACATCGTTCCCGGAGCCTCGCCCTCCTGCTTTAGCCCTTTGACCAAGAAAAAGACCCTGCCCTCCCCTGCCCATACTCCTTGCAGACTCTGCTCTGGTCTCCCCCGCAGGAATCTGTCTGCTATTCAGGACCGAGAGATCTGCTGCTACTCCATCTCCTGCAAAGAGAAGGACAACATAGGTGCGTGGCTTTGGGAGGTTGTTGGCACTCTCCCAGGAGTGGCTGtgcagaagggaggggagggatacTTCTGATGTGGTAGCATAGGACTCTGGAAAGTTCCTACCCGGCTATTTTAGTCCTTGGGAACAGTGGGCAGCtaggaagcccctgctctgccccTCTTCACCTCTGAGAAGGTTTCCAGGcccttcctttttgtctttcccaTCATTAGCTTGGGGCTGTTGTGGGTCACAGCTCTAGGCTTGATCCCTGGCTGCAGTTACAGGAACCTACATTAACAGTTCATACCTCCCGGGCCTTCTCTGCTGCCGCAGAATGGCCCGCACACAGGAAGACCTTACAACGTTCTCTCTTGGCTCCACTCAGATATCACCCTACAGTGGCTTATTCAACACTCAAAGTCACGGAGAAGCTGAGACTGTGGCTCTTCTTCGGACCAGGGACCACAGGCATCTAACCTGAAGCCGAGCTCCCCGCCCACCCTGTTGTCTCCCCCTAACCCTCTCCTCTTACCTAGTGTGGGGAGGACCCTCTGGGCTCCTAGAGTCCCATTCTGCTAAGGTTTCAACTCCtgtttttattgtaaaataattGCCCCCCAATCTGGTCCCCTAacctctctcccttgctctctttGTCCTTTGAGCCagccccccttcccttccctggccATAGCCCTGCCCCGCAACCCCTGTCCTTACTTCCTGCCCcaccctttttcttcccttttcaaCAGTTATTGTCCTGTGTGtacagtatatatatgtatatatattttaattttttaatttaagcaaAGACTAAGATCAACCATTTGATGCTGCAGGGGCCAGTTAGGACCTGGGAGGGACAAACTGGAAAGGCGGGAAGAGATGCAGGGTCAGGGTCAACTTGGGGCAAATTCAGATGCAAAAAAGAGGAGGCTGACACTTGGGACAGGCACCGGCCTGGCCACTGATGGTTGTTCCCATGTCCTATAAAGTGTTTCTGTCTCCCAATATAGGGCCTGAATGATCAGTCTGGCTGGCGCCTCCTTTTCTGTCCCCAGCCTT is part of the Meriones unguiculatus strain TT.TT164.6M chromosome 11, Bangor_MerUng_6.1, whole genome shotgun sequence genome and encodes:
- the Arl8a gene encoding ADP-ribosylation factor-like protein 8A, with product MIALFNKLLDWFKALFWKEEMELTLVGLQYSGKTTFVNVIASGQFNEDMIPTVGFNMRKITKGNVTIKLWDIGGQPRFRSMWERYCRGVSAIVYMVDAADQEKIEASKNELHNLLDKPQLQGIPVLVLGNKRDLAGALDEKELIEKMNLSAIQDREICCYSISCKEKDNIDITLQWLIQHSKSRRS